The proteins below come from a single Mugil cephalus isolate CIBA_MC_2020 chromosome 7, CIBA_Mcephalus_1.1, whole genome shotgun sequence genomic window:
- the wdr47a gene encoding WD repeat-containing protein 47: MTAEETINVKEVEIIKVILDFLNSRKLHISMLALEKESGVINGLYSDDMLFLRQLVLDGQWDEVLQFIQPLECMDKFDRKRFRYIVLKQKFLEALCVNNAMSAEDEPQHLEFTMQEAVKCLHALEEFCPSKDDYSKLCLLLTLPRLTNHAEFKDWNPSTARVQCFEEACTMVAEFIPADRKLSEAGFKASGDRLFQLLLKGVLYECCVEFCQSKATGEEITEGEILLGVDMLCGNGCDDLDLSLLSWMQNLSHSVFSCAFEQKQLNIHVDRLVKPAKAGYADLLTPLISKLSPYPSSPLRRPQSADTYMSRSLNPALDGLSYGLSGQDKRASGGEMPPGKGVSPMSHSFANFHYPGAGGQSLSRSLMMESSDCHSIFEESPETSRTETPVDKMMSSGGAQNMRPASAPGEDAPAAGTADRNELRDSTEKYEEFYRQRLRVQQHLEQKQQQRQMYQQMLLEGGVQQEPPPSDMQHSLTEKFLNRSIQKLEELNVGMENLGEEVKSLAQQCNGNGNTPATEDNNNPPSVTPEQSRTPKGGVLSSTPQRTVGGRTVPPPNESPVVSQSGQKPKGGQQDDSPGSLSRSKEGEKTKSLFVPVHSLEDTQAIRAVAFHPSGALYAVGSNSKTLRVCAYPETLDTSGSAPVKQPVVRFKRNKHHKGSIYCVAWSHCGQLLATGSNDKYVKVLPFSAETCNATGPDLEFSMHDGTIRDLAFMEGPESGGAILISAGAGDCNIYTTDCQRGQGLHALSGHTGHILSLYTWGGWMIASGSQDKTVRFWDLRVPSCVRVVGTAFHGSGSPVASVAVDPSGRLLATGQEDSACMLYDIRGGRIVQVYRPHTSDVRSVRFSPGAHYLLTGSYDTKVMVSNLQGDLTKPLPLTVVGEHGDKVIQCRWHTEDLSFLSSSADRTVTLWTHNP; the protein is encoded by the exons ATGACAGCGGAGGAAACCATAAACGTGAAGGAGGTGGAGATCATCAAGGTGATCTTGGACTTTCTCAACTCCAGGAAGTTGCACATCAGCATGCTGGCTCTGGAAAAGGAGAGCGGCGTCATCAATGGCCTCTACTCTGACGACATGCTCTTCCTCAG GCAACTGGTTCTCGATGGCCAGTGGGATGAGGTGTTGCAGTTCATTCAGCCTTTGGAGTGCATGGACAAGTTTGACAGGAAAAG GTTTCGATACATCGTCCTCAAGCAGAAGTTCCTGGAGGCCCTGTGTGTCAATAACGCCATGTCTGCGGAAGACGAGCCGCAGCAC TTGGAGTTCACCATGCAGGAAGCAGTCAAGTGTCTCCATGCCCTGGAGGAGTTCTGTCCCTCTAAAGACGACTACAGCAAACTGTGTCTGCTCCTCACACTGCCCCGCCTCACAAACCATGCAGAGTTCAAG GACTGGAACCCGAGCACGGCCAGGGTGCAGTGTTTTGAGGAGGCGTGCACCATGGTGGCAGAGTTCATCCCTGCAGACAGGAAGCTCAGCGAGGCTGGATTCAAGGCCAGCGGCGACAGACTCTTTCAGCTGCTTCTCAAGGGAGTGCTCTATGAGTGCTGTGTGGAGTTCTGTCAG agcaAGGCGACAGGTGAGGAGATCACGGAGGGCGAGATCCTCCTGGGGGTCGACATGCTGTGCGGGAACGGCTGCGACGACCTGGACTTGTCTCTGCTCTCCTGGATGCAGAACCTGTCCCACAGCGTCTTCTCCTGCGCCTTCGAACAGAAGCAGCTCAACATCCACGTGGACCGCCTGGTGAAGCCCGCCAAGGCCGGCTACGCCGACCTCCTCACGCCGCTCATCAGCAAGCTCTCGCCGTACCCCTCCTCCCCGCTCCGCCGCCCGCAGTCGGCCGATACGTACATGTCGCGCTCCTTGAACCCAGCGTTGGACGGGTTGTCGTACGGGCTGTCCGGGCAGGACAAGAGAGCGAGCGGCGGGGAGATGCCGCCGGGGAAAGGGGTCTCTCCCATGTCCCACTCGTTCGCCAACTTCCACTACCCTGGAGCGGGGGGCCAGAGCCTGAGCCGGAGCCTGATGATGGAGAGCTCCGACTGCCACAGCATCTTTGAGGAATCCCCAGAAAC GTCAAGGACAGAAACACCTGTGGACAAGATGATGAGCTCAGGTGGAGCCCAGAACATGCGTCCTGCCTCGGCTCCAGGCGAGGACGCGCCAGCAGCCGGTACAGCTGACAGGAACGAG CTCCGTGACTCGACAGAGAAGTATGAGGAGTTTTACCGCCAGCGCCTCCGTGTGCAGCAGCATCtggagcagaagcagcagcagaggcagatgTACCAGCAGATGCTGCTGGAGGGAGGGGTCCAGCAGGAGCCCCCGCCCAGCGACATGCAACACAGCCTCACAGAAAAGTTCCTCAACAG GTCCATCCAGAAGCTGGAAGAGCTCAACGTGGGGATGGAGAACTtaggagaggaggtgaagtcTCTGGCGCAGCAGTGCAATGGCAACGGGAACACGCCCGCCACCGAGGACAACAATAACCCTCCATCTGTGACCCCGGAGCAGAGCCGGACCCCAAAGGGAGGGGTGCTGTCTAGCACCCCGCAGCGCACCGTCGGGGGCCGCACGGTCCCACCCCCAAATGAATCTCCTGTCGTCTCTCAGAG CGGGCAGAAACCAAAAGGAGGTCAGCAGGACGACTCTCCGGGTTCTTTATCCCGAAGTAAAGAG ggtgaaaaaacaaaaagcctgtTTGTGCCGGTTCATTCTTTGGAAGATACTCAGGCTATTCGGGCCGTTGCCTTTCACCCGTCTGGAGCTCTGTATGCTGTGGGATCGAACTCCAAAACCCTACGAGTGTGCGCTTACCCAGAAACACTGGACACGAG CGGCTCAGCTCCAGTGAAGCAGCCGGTCGTTCGCTTCAAGAGGAACAAACACCACAAAGGGTCCATCTACTGCGTGGCCTGGAGTCACTGTGGGCAGCTGCTGGCCACAGGCTCCAATGACAAATACGTCAAAGTCCTGCCTTTCAGCGCAGAGACGTGCAACGCCACAG gCCCAGACCTGGAGTTCAGCATGCACGACGGCACCATCAGAGACCTGGCCTTCATGGAGGGTCCGGAAAGCGGGGGAGCCATCTTGATCAGCGCCGGAGCAGGAGACTGTAACATCTACACCACAGACTGTCAGAGGGGACAGGGTCTGCATGCCCTCAGTGGACACACAG GTCATATTCTGTCTCTGTATACATGGGGAGGGTGGATGATTGCCTCCGGCTCTCAAGACAAGACGGTGCGTTTCTGGGACCTCAGGGTACCCAGCTGTGTTCGAGTAGTGGGAACTGCTTTCCATGGCTCAG GCAGTCCCGTTGCCTCGGTGGCAGTCGATCCGAGCGGTCGTCTCCTAGCaacaggacaggaagacagTGCATGCATGCTGTATGACATCAGAGGAGGACGCATCGTCCAGGTGTACCGGCCGCACACCAGCGACGTCCGGTCCGTTAGGTTTTCCCCTGGAGCGCACTACCTTCTCACTGGTTCCTATGACACAAAGGTCATGGTCAGCAACCTCCAAG GTGACCTGACCAAACCGTTGCCTCTGACCGTGGTGGGAGAGCACGGCGACAAGGTGATTCAGTGTCGGTGGCACACGGAAGACCTGTCCTTCCTCTCGTCCTCTGCCGACCGCACTGTCACTCTGTGGACACACAATCcttaa